In Etheostoma cragini isolate CJK2018 chromosome 9, CSU_Ecrag_1.0, whole genome shotgun sequence, the following are encoded in one genomic region:
- the nit2 gene encoding omega-amidase NIT2 produces MSTLAKAMSKFRLAVVQLQVSSVKADNLSRVRGLVKEAAGQGSQVVLLPECFNSPYGSSFFPEYAERIPGESTQVLSEAARDSKVYLVGGSIPEEDGGKLYNSCTVFGPDGELILKHRKIHLFDIDIPGKIRFRESETLSPGNSLSMFQTPFCKVGVGICYDMRFAELAQLYSREGCQLLVYPGAFNMTTGPAHWELLQRGRAVDNQVYVATASPARDETSSYVAWGHSTVVNPWGEVISKAGPEEAVIYADIDLRYLADIRQQIPITAQRRDDIYAVTSVQGGSS; encoded by the exons ATGTCCACTTTAGCTAAAGCGATGTCCA AGTTCCGCCTGGCTGTGGTCCAGCTGCAGGTCTCGAGCGTCAAGGCGGACAACCTGAGCAGAGTCCGGGGGCTGGTGAAGGAGGCTGCGGGGCAGGGCAGCCAGGTGGTGCTGCTGCCG GAATGCTTCAATTCTCCCTATGGAAGCAGCTTCTTCCCGGAGTATGCGGAGAGGATCCCCGGGGAGTCCACGCAGGTGCTGTCCGAGGCGGCGAGGGACAGCAAGGTGTATCTAGTGGGAG GATCCATCCCCGAAGAGGACGGGGGGAAGTTGTACAACAGCTGCACAGTGTTTGGGCCTGATGGAGAGCTCATTCTTAAACACAGGAAG ATTCACCTCTTTGATATTGACATTCCGGGGAAAATCCGCTTCCGGGAGTCCGAGACTCTGAGCCCAGGCAACAGTTTGTCGATGTTCCAAACAC CCTTCTGTAAGGTGGGTGTGGGGATTTGCTACGACATGAGGTTTGCTGAGCTGGCGCAGCTCTACAGCAGAGAAG gctGTCAGCTGCTGGTCTACCCTGGAGCCTTCAACATGACCACAGGTCCAGCTCACTGGGAGCTGCTTCAGAGGGGGAG GGCGGTTGATAACCAAGTGTACGTGGCCACGGCGTCTCCCGCCAGAGATGAAACCTCGTCCTACGTGGCCTGGGGGCACAGCACTGTTGTAAACCCATG GGGAGAAGTGATCTCCAAGGCCGGACCAGAGGAGGCTGTGATTTATGCTGACATTG ACCTGCGGTACCTAGCCGACATCCGGCAGCAGATCCCGATCACGGCGCAGCGCCGGGACGACATCTACGCCGTGACGTCTGTGCAGGGAGGATCCAGCTAA